The Gossypium arboreum isolate Shixiya-1 chromosome 4, ASM2569848v2, whole genome shotgun sequence DNA segment GGTCTTTTGTTCAACTTATTTCAATTTCTTGCATTGTTTTTATATGGTTTATGACCTTGGTCTCATTCTCTGAAAAAAAGTCATGTGCACATAAACACACCATTATTCACATCTAATATCAACCTAATGAAtctttttttataatatatattttttacttttGGGTGGGTTTTGGTTGAGATTGTAAGAAACGTTTCAATATAGTTTCTGTTGGAATGGCTTGCAATCAATGTGCATCAGTTTCTTACTCTTGCTCATATTAGCATTATCTTTCCAGGGAACTTACGTGGAGGGTATAAAGGAAGAAGTGGTTTTGTCTCCTGGTCATGTTCTTTCTTTCATTGCTGCAGGGGAAGGTGCTTTCTGGGGTTCATTTGCTCTTTTCCTGCCTTTTTCTTCCTTTATTTTCTTACCCATGCTATATGAAATGAATGATCTGTCAGTGAGATATTTTCTACTAAGTTTCCTTCTGTATGTTTTTGAGCAGAGCATCGTCATGTTGGCTCAAATAACTTCAATCTGTTTAGTAGCCGAAGTCACACTATATTCACCCTGGTATACATTCTTGATGTAggaattttctcatttcattggGCAAATCTTAAATTTGGTTGATTCCCTGTGTAGTTTATGTTGGAGTTTTTAGATGTCTGATTTTTTTGGTGTTTCTGAATCAGAATGGATAACTCTATTGTACACACCCCTTCTTTCCTGACAAATTTGCAGATGATCGAGAGTAGCGCTCATGGTGACGAATACGATGGAGTGGTCTTCTCTCAACTTGTATGATATAGTCCATCTGTCATTTTTCAGGAAAAATATTTCTCTAGAATTCATGGCTTGACTTGGTACTGTCGATGTTCCCTTATCCAGAATTTGATTGATTTAGCTGGATCTGAGAGTTCAAAAACTGAGACAACTGGGCTAAGAAGGAAGGAAGGATCTTACATAAACAAAAGTCTTCTGACTCTTGGAACTGTAGGTTCCTTCTATTAacattttccattgatgaacatTTATTACTTTCCCATGTTGAACACCTTCAGTCTATTATAAGGGTAAAACATACAAAGCCTTGAGCATGTTCCTTCAACTAATCTGCAGGATTATAGTTTCTATAAAGTCGGTTGATAACAAAAATTGAATCACAAAGTTCTCTATTTTCTCCATCTGTCTTCATTAATTACTGATGGCAATAACAATTCTGGAGCGGATGGAATTGATTTCTGACTATTAATTTTCTAGTCTTTTAATTAGATCATCTGGTTTTCGTTTGAAGGTTATAGGAAAGCTAAGTGAAGGAAAAGCATCCCATGTTCCGTATAGAGACTCCAAGCTTACCCGCCTTTTGCAATCTTCACTAAGTGGTCATGGACATGTTTCCGTGAGTTGATCAGTATATGTTATTTGTAACAGGCCATTATGTGCTAATGATTATAGGTTAACTGGATTTTAGTTCCTCCCAACTCTAAATTTTAATTTCCTTTATCTTTCAATTATTTCTCTAATCTCAAGTCATTTTTTGTTTGCAATTACTAATCCTTATCAATATCtgacaaaagttatttatctattttgCAATTATTTTCTTCAAAATTACAGCTTATTTGCACAGTTACACCTGCATCTAGTAATATGGAGGAAACTCATAATACCCTTAAGTTTGCAAGCAGGGCAAAGCGGGTGGAAATCTATGCCTCACGTAATAAGGTCTCTATAGCCTCATCTTTATTTCTCTTGGGTAGTTATAATATTTAAGACTCAACCTTATGCTACTTTCAAATCTAAATTTCGTTACAGATTATTGACGAAAAATCATTAATTAAGAAGTATCAGAAGGAAATTTCAGTCCTCAAAGAAGAACTTGATCATCTAAGGCAGGGAATGCTTATTGGTGTTAATCACGAAGAACTTATGACCTTAAGGCAAAAGGTCTGGCATTTTCCTTTCAGTCATTTTTCTATCTGGGGGCATAACTATTTACAGTATTCTTCATGCCATTTATTGTTTGTGAGACAGTTGGAGGAAGGTCAGGTGAAAATGCAATCAAGattagaggaagaagaggaagccaAAGCTGCTTTAATGAGCAGAATCCAGAGGCTTACCAAGCTTATACTTGTTTCTTCCAAAAACTCCATATCTGGTTTGAGTGATGTATCGAGTCACCAAAGGATTCATTCTGTTGGTGAGGATGATGTGAGTTTTTATCATAAATATGTCAAACAAAAACCATGATTCTTTTATACTGATGGTATCATAAGTAAGACTACTCAAATAGTctattaacacatatatatgtcTGTATGTATAAGTATATTACACAGCAAGGACCAGTTGGCCTATTCTATTCAAATGATGAAAAGATGAAACAAAATATGTTTTATAACCTGGAAATTTTGTGAGTTACACACTAGCTATGCATCTGTATCTCTTTTATCATATACCTCTGTTACTTGTATTATCCACGTCCACTTTTCTTTGGTTGGACCGTATTATCTGGTCATGTGAACTTTTTGGTAGGCCTTAGTTTTCAGTCTAGTAACATGATTATGATGTTAATATTTTGCACATTTTCTTCATTAGAAACTGGATGGGCAAGGAGCTGATACGTTGGTCATAGATAGTGAGAATCAAAAAGATCCTTTAACTTCAATTGCAGTGCTTGCTTCTGATCCGTCTTATGAGTTAAAGCACAGAAGATCCTCCAGCGGAAGGAATGATGAGCTCTCACCAACTAGCAGTACTGCCACTGAGTCAACTCAAGCGGCTGAACTTATTAGTGGGACCAAACTGCTGGCAGTATGTTTcacttgtttcatttatttctaacctctttctctctctcacacttgtttttaatgttttccCTAAAGGTTTCCTTGTATTGTCCTTTATTAATGTTTTCTCTTTTAACTTTATAGTTGTATGGGCTTAGACCTTgtaattaggactaaaatttCAGTTCTCTCCATCTTTTGATTTCATTTGTTTGTTATTTTATCAGGATGCATGGTTGTATGTCTATGTGGTTCTCCTTTGGTGTAGCTTACCAAAATATGTGTCTTTAGATTTTTATTTGGTTAAGAATTTATTGGGAATATGATATGTGAATGTGTTATAAACAGTTCTTAGGCGTATTCCtatgtttttttttatcttttatactcTTTTAGGCGTTTATACTCTGGTAGAGGAGCATCGTTTCGGGTGGGGGCAGAGCTTGTTTGACTCTTGTATTTTTATTCTGCTTTGTTTCCTTTCTCCAGCTTAGATATCTGCAATTGATGTTTGACATTCCCTTGCACTGACAAACACAGTTGTGTGAAGATGTTCTTACACATCATAATATAATACTATATCTCCCCATCATTGCTTCAGTGAATCACATGTTAGCATCACCTTCATATTTCTAGTTTTCCACGATTGCTGTTGATAATTCAATGATAAAAGCAAATACTTCTATGGTTGTAGGGAGGAATGATATCAGATCAAATGGACCTTCTTGCTGAGCAAGTTAAGGTGCTTGGTGGAGAAATTGCATTTAGCTCCAGTACCCTGAAACGCCTGCTGGACCAGTCTGCAAATGATCCTGATAGCTCGAAATCTCAGGTGCTCTTTCTCTGTCTTACCTTTAGCACATTTTAATTGAGGTATTAACAATGGATGCTCCTGTGGCTGGAAGAATTGGAGggtttgtttgtattttaagGGTAGCTTACTTTTCTATGTCCAAGAGGAAAGGTTGAACTATTTTACTACTAATACTTATTCTCTAGtcaatttataaatttaacaTTATCTGTACATCCATGAGGTTATAAGATATCTGATTAATGTAAAGGGGAGTGCCATGTGGGCTAACCTTTCCGTTCTTCCTTGTATGCCAGCATCCATATACTCAATATTAAATTTGCATATTTTCTTTTCGGGTCCTAATGGGCTAATGTGGATATTTTCTGAAAACAGATTCAGAATTTGGAAAGAGAGATTCAAGAAAAAAGGAGGCAGATGAGGGCTTTAGAGCAACACATAATTGAGAGTGGGGAAGCTTCAATTTCTAATGCATCGTTTGTCGAAATGCAGCAGGTAGTGTCATCATACTGTTAATGATAATGTTTGTTATTCTACTTgtatttttgattttatgttaattttttgtTAGGGTTTTGTCCCATGGCTTTCAATTAATTTATTCTAAAATGATTTCTTGTTGCAACAGACAGTTATGAAATTGATGACACAGTGTAATGAAAAGAGTTTTGAGCTTGAGGTGAGTGATTTGGTTCCATTTTCTGATTTATGGAGTTGGACAATTGATGGGCACTGTTTTGTCATTGATTAAGGCTTGTTCAACATGATTCTTTTTGTTCATTGTGTAATGAAGTTGATCCTTCTTCGTTATACAGATAAAATCAGCAGATAATCGTATCCTGCAAGAACAACTGCAAAACAAGGTGAAAGCCTGGTTGATGTCATTTTTCCTCTATTCATAAAATGGCTGATTATCTGTCTAATATAAAATCTAGTGTAGCATTTGGCACTTCCTTAGGTGTTCGCACCTGCTGATAGTTTCTCCTCCATTTATAAATACAGAACTATTTCACTTATGGCTTTGCTTGTTGCAGTGTTCTGAGAATGAAGAATTGCAAGCAAAGGTAACTCTCCTGGAGCAGCAGTTGGCATCTCTCTCTGGCAATAAACTATCATCTTCTGCACATGGAATATCAGAAGAACATGCTGATGAGTTACGAAAAAAGATTCAATCTCAGGTAATCTACTTATTGCTGGGAATGTCTAACTATGAATGACTTTAGCTTTCCGTTGTCCCAAATTTTGGTCTTCATTTGGTTTATTTACACATAGTAGTTTTTCTCCGTAACTAACTTCTAAGATAGCTGCAAAAACAAATCATTTTAGTCATGTGTTAATATTTGCTTGTCCTTTTTGTTTTTACTCTTTTTCTGTTCTTGAATATTTCATCAAAATTGCCTTCTCAGGTTGAGGGGAAAAGGTTTGATTCTCATTAGCATAGCCCTTTCTCATCAATCTAAGTTTTGTTTATCTATGCAGGAGATCGAGAATGAAAAACTAAAACTGGAACAGGTGCAACTTTCAGAGGAGAACAGTGGGTTATGTGTCCAAAATCAAAAACTGGCTGAAGAAGCTTCATATGCGAAAGAATTGGCATCTGCAGCTG contains these protein-coding regions:
- the LOC108460677 gene encoding kinesin-like protein KIN-7D, mitochondrial yields the protein MASSSRARSRSPFSHRKPPSPFSSTSSTSSFVRNKLIPRTCSSSASSYLNSAGGYDSRSRTTSRSKSDSVYYDSRGYNASTPVAHAPEEIIGEPLETSRSGDSISVTIRFRPLNEREFQRGDEIAWYADGDKTVRNEYNPATAYAFDRVFGPHATSQEVYEIAARPVVQAAMEGVNGTVFAYGVTSSGKTHTMHGDQNAPGIIPLAIKDAFSIIQDTPGREFLLRVSYLEIYNEVINDLLDPTGQNLRVREDAQGTYVEGIKEEVVLSPGHVLSFIAAGEEHRHVGSNNFNLFSSRSHTIFTLMIESSAHGDEYDGVVFSQLNLIDLAGSESSKTETTGLRRKEGSYINKSLLTLGTVIGKLSEGKASHVPYRDSKLTRLLQSSLSGHGHVSLICTVTPASSNMEETHNTLKFASRAKRVEIYASRNKIIDEKSLIKKYQKEISVLKEELDHLRQGMLIGVNHEELMTLRQKLEEGQVKMQSRLEEEEEAKAALMSRIQRLTKLILVSSKNSISGLSDVSSHQRIHSVGEDDKLDGQGADTLVIDSENQKDPLTSIAVLASDPSYELKHRRSSSGRNDELSPTSSTATESTQAAELISGTKLLAGGMISDQMDLLAEQVKVLGGEIAFSSSTLKRLLDQSANDPDSSKSQIQNLEREIQEKRRQMRALEQHIIESGEASISNASFVEMQQTVMKLMTQCNEKSFELEIKSADNRILQEQLQNKCSENEELQAKVTLLEQQLASLSGNKLSSSAHGISEEHADELRKKIQSQEIENEKLKLEQVQLSEENSGLCVQNQKLAEEASYAKELASAAAVELKNLAGEVTRLSVQNAKLEKELLAARGSANQTINGVNRKYSDSTRPGRKGRHSGHSNDFSGAAGDDFELWNLDLDDLKMELQARKQREAALEAALAEKEFIEDEYRKKVEEAKKREEALENDLANMWVLVAKLKKEEVATPESNTDEQHGNSIDNADNPKANSIDNNRQVSDVLSKPAIEMPKETLVFRLKARMQEMKEKELNSVGNGDAHSHLCKVCFESPNAAILLPCRHFCLCKSCSLACSECPICRTMIADRLFAFTS